A single region of the Montipora capricornis isolate CH-2021 chromosome 13, ASM3666992v2, whole genome shotgun sequence genome encodes:
- the LOC138030703 gene encoding uncharacterized protein, with the protein MLSRAYHQADHSQCESIPEYQIFQLSQEQLLFQEIADINQLDYMRLSEGTHQQIKQCTIADATLQSLMNMIMTGWPLTKETVPVCIREYWNYKEELTVQDGVSYKGMKVIVSASMISQMIARTHSSHLRPDAFVRRARDVLFWLSMANQIKDQVQNCEVCNDFLARQQKEPLMTHKIPETPRSKVGQDLFTLGDENYLLTVDYYSDYLELDILSDTTAESVIDATKRHGIADMVTAVHSIQVHTLASSLVNGNFSTLPVHHCIAKADVLARVA; encoded by the coding sequence ATGCTAAGTAGAGCTTACCACCAAGCGGATCACAGCCAATGTGAAAGCATCCCAGAGTATCAAATCTTCCAGCTCAGCCAGGAGCAATTGTTGTTTCAAGAGATTGCTGACATCAATCAACTTGATTACATGCGTTTATCAGAAGGCACTCATCAGCAGATCAAACAGTGTACAATTGCAGATGCAACATTACAAAGTCTCATGAACATGATTATGACAGGTTGGCCGCTTACCAAAGAAACTGTTCCGGTTTGTATCCGTGAGTATTGGAACTACAAAGAAGAGTTAACAGTTCAAGATGGTGTCTCGTACAAAGGAATGAAAGTGATTGTCTCTGCTTCTATGATATCTCAAATGATTGCAAGAACTCACTCCAGCCACCTTAGGCCTGATGCTTTTGTACGGCGAGCTCGTGATGTGCTATTCTGGCTGAGCATGGCAAACCAAATCAAAGATCAAGTTCAGAACTGTGAAGTTTGCAATGACTTCTTAGCTAGACAACAAAAGGAACCATTGATGACCCACAAGATCCCTGAAACCCCTAGatcaaaggttggtcaagatcTCTTCACTCTCGGCGATGAGAACTATTTACTGACTGTCGATTACTACAGTGATTATCTTGAGCTTGATATCCTATCAGACACTACTGCAGAATCAGTGATAGATGCAACCAAACGTCACGGCATTGCTGACATGGTCACCGCTGTCCACAGTATTCAAGTGCACACTTTAGCAAGTTCGCTCGTGAATGGGAATTTCAGCACACTACCAGTTCACCATTGCATAGCCAAAGCAGATGTCCTTGCTCGAGTGGCGTAA